A single region of the Agromyces sp. Leaf222 genome encodes:
- a CDS encoding acyltransferase — MRTQVRVPEDRDLSIDFARALCLPVVVLLHALQMGIGGDPLRASNALAGFEPLAWATWPLMIMPVFFICGGFASITQWRRLRGHGETVAHYVRVRAVRLAQPVVAVTAAVGAVLGAMLACGVDAGFVQSFAFRLAEPLWFIPVYLICTAAVPAMSWLHRHAPWPTYLGLAGAAVVVDALSRGFGLPVGAFNWIFVWLFAQQLGFGLRDGWFSRRSPWVLAAIAAFAYGFIGMLVGVFGYSHDMLDNLNPPSLAILALALGQVCLFALLQPAIRRLVQRRTVLGVVFVFGVYGMVIYLWHTFAMAVVTGAQLLLGLPFPPVLSPQWWATRPLWILAIALVVAGCCLVVPKLEALWPKPVERPTPLAAVVLWAACAVAGVGVFLTLGYVPWQHGVIAWSLVTVAVVALIIGGPGARDPRARADEISAVAASGRAR, encoded by the coding sequence GTGCGAACTCAGGTGCGGGTCCCAGAAGACCGCGACCTCTCGATCGACTTCGCGCGGGCGCTCTGCCTCCCGGTCGTGGTGCTGCTGCATGCGCTGCAGATGGGCATCGGCGGTGATCCGCTGCGCGCTTCCAACGCACTCGCCGGCTTCGAGCCGCTGGCCTGGGCGACCTGGCCGCTCATGATCATGCCCGTGTTCTTCATCTGCGGCGGGTTCGCCTCGATCACGCAGTGGCGCCGCCTTCGCGGGCACGGCGAGACCGTCGCGCATTACGTGCGGGTGCGAGCGGTGCGCCTCGCGCAGCCGGTCGTCGCGGTCACCGCGGCGGTCGGCGCGGTGCTGGGCGCGATGCTCGCCTGCGGCGTCGATGCGGGGTTCGTGCAGAGCTTCGCGTTCCGGCTCGCAGAACCGCTCTGGTTCATCCCGGTCTACCTCATCTGCACGGCCGCGGTGCCGGCGATGTCGTGGCTCCACCGGCATGCACCGTGGCCGACGTACCTGGGGCTGGCCGGCGCAGCGGTCGTCGTCGACGCGCTCTCGCGGGGGTTCGGCCTTCCGGTGGGGGCGTTCAACTGGATCTTCGTCTGGCTCTTCGCCCAGCAGCTCGGCTTCGGCCTGCGCGACGGCTGGTTCTCACGGCGGTCGCCGTGGGTCCTCGCCGCCATCGCCGCGTTCGCCTACGGGTTCATCGGCATGCTGGTCGGGGTGTTCGGGTACTCGCACGACATGCTCGACAACCTGAATCCGCCGAGCCTGGCCATCCTCGCGCTCGCGCTCGGCCAGGTCTGCCTCTTCGCGCTGTTGCAGCCGGCGATCCGCCGCCTCGTGCAGCGGCGAACCGTGCTCGGCGTGGTGTTCGTGTTCGGCGTGTACGGCATGGTCATCTACCTCTGGCACACCTTCGCGATGGCCGTCGTCACGGGCGCGCAGCTGCTGCTCGGCCTTCCGTTCCCGCCCGTGCTGTCGCCCCAGTGGTGGGCGACCCGCCCGCTCTGGATCCTCGCGATCGCGCTCGTCGTCGCCGGCTGCTGCCTGGTCGTGCCGAAGCTCGAGGCGTTGTGGCCGAAGCCCGTCGAGCGCCCGACGCCGCTCGCGGCGGTGGTGCTGTGGGCGGCCTGCGCGGTGGCCGGCGTCGGCGTGTTCCTGACCCTCGGCTACGTGCCGTGGCAGCACGGCGTCATCGCATGGTCGCTCGTGACGGTCGCGGTCGTCGCGCTCATCATCGGTGGACCCGGCGCGCGCGATCCACGGGCGCGGGCCGACGAGATCTCGGCGGTCGCCGCCTCCGGTCGCGCGAGGTAG
- the rplQ gene encoding 50S ribosomal protein L17 codes for MPKPTKGPRLGGGPSHERLMLANLAAALYTHKSITTTETKAKRLRPLAERLITFAKRGDLHARRRVLAVIGDKAVVHELFTIIAPQVADREGGYTRITKIGNRKGDNAPMAVIELVLEPVTPKVRAAKPAAAPVADEAPAEEPVVEAEETVEVAEAEETTEAADEAPAEESADAK; via the coding sequence ATGCCGAAGCCCACCAAGGGCCCCCGCCTCGGAGGCGGACCTTCGCACGAGCGGCTCATGCTGGCGAACCTCGCCGCTGCGCTCTACACGCACAAGTCGATCACCACGACCGAGACCAAGGCGAAGCGCCTTCGTCCGCTCGCCGAGCGTCTCATCACGTTCGCCAAGCGCGGCGACCTGCACGCGCGTCGTCGCGTGCTCGCCGTGATCGGCGACAAGGCGGTCGTCCACGAGCTGTTCACGATCATCGCCCCGCAGGTCGCCGACCGTGAGGGCGGCTACACCCGCATCACGAAGATCGGCAACCGCAAGGGCGACAACGCGCCCATGGCGGTCATCGAGCTCGTCCTCGAGCCCGTGACGCCGAAGGTGCGCGCGGCCAAGCCCGCTGCGGCACCGGTCGCCGACGAGGCTCCCGCCGAGGAGCCCGTGGTCGAGGCTGAGGAGACCGTCGAGGTCGCCGAGGCCGAAGAGACCACCGAGGCCGCCGACGAGGCTCCCGCCGAGGAGTCGGCCGACGCCAAGTAG
- the coaA gene encoding type I pantothenate kinase gives MELPRADWSELAPSVPAPLSETEIVQLRGLGEPLDMSEIAEVYLPLSRLLNLYVGGTKALRSATGEFLRERVETTPFVIGVAGSVAVGKSTIARVLRELLARWEHTPRVELITTDGFLFPNAELERRGLMARKGFPESYDRRALLRFVSEVKAGAPEVRAPFYSHLAYDIVPDAQITVRRPDVLIVEGLNVLQPPGPGHRLAVSDLFDFSIYVDARTSDIARWYEERFLKLQRGAFTNPRSYFHRYASLTEDEARARASEIWRTINEPNLLQNVRPTRSRASLVLRKSADHTVSTVLLRKL, from the coding sequence ATGGAGCTCCCCCGGGCCGACTGGTCGGAGCTCGCACCATCGGTGCCCGCACCGCTCAGCGAGACCGAGATCGTGCAGCTGCGCGGGCTCGGAGAGCCCCTCGACATGAGCGAGATAGCCGAGGTGTACCTGCCGCTGAGCCGGCTCCTGAACCTCTACGTCGGCGGCACCAAGGCGTTGCGCAGCGCCACGGGCGAGTTCCTGCGCGAACGCGTCGAGACCACGCCCTTCGTCATCGGCGTTGCCGGTTCGGTCGCGGTCGGCAAGTCGACCATCGCGCGCGTGCTGCGCGAGCTCCTCGCGCGCTGGGAGCACACGCCCAGGGTCGAGCTCATCACCACCGACGGCTTCCTGTTCCCGAACGCCGAGCTCGAGCGGCGCGGACTCATGGCGCGCAAGGGCTTCCCCGAGTCCTACGACCGACGCGCCCTGCTGCGCTTCGTCAGCGAGGTCAAGGCCGGCGCCCCCGAAGTGCGGGCCCCCTTCTACTCGCACCTGGCGTACGACATCGTGCCCGACGCGCAGATCACCGTGCGCCGACCCGACGTGCTCATCGTCGAGGGACTGAACGTGCTGCAGCCGCCCGGGCCCGGTCATCGACTCGCCGTCAGCGACCTGTTCGACTTCTCGATCTACGTCGACGCGCGCACGAGCGACATCGCGCGCTGGTACGAGGAGCGCTTCCTCAAGCTCCAGCGCGGTGCGTTCACGAACCCGCGCTCGTACTTCCACCGGTACGCCAGCCTCACCGAAGACGAGGCGCGCGCCCGAGCCAGCGAGATCTGGCGCACCATCAACGAGCCGAACCTGCTGCAGAACGTGCGCCCCACGCGGTCGCGGGCCTCGCTCGTGCTGCGCAAGAGCGCGGACCACACGGTGTCGACCGTGCTGCTGCGCAAGCTCTGA
- the rpsI gene encoding 30S ribosomal protein S9, with protein MAKIADQLDAAPESYTTESAPAAAPTTPRAVLNVSGAAVGRRKQAIARVRVVPGAGNITVNGRAFADYFPNKLHQQLITDPFTVLELTGSYDVVGKITGGGPSGQAGALRLAIARALNEIDRENNRAALKKAGFLTRDARVIERKKAGLKKARKAPQFSKR; from the coding sequence ATGGCGAAGATCGCAGACCAGCTCGACGCGGCTCCGGAGAGCTACACCACCGAGAGCGCCCCCGCGGCGGCTCCCACCACCCCCCGTGCCGTGCTCAACGTGTCCGGCGCAGCCGTCGGCCGTCGCAAGCAGGCCATCGCGCGCGTGCGCGTCGTTCCGGGCGCCGGCAACATCACGGTCAACGGCCGTGCGTTCGCCGACTACTTCCCGAACAAGCTGCACCAGCAGCTCATCACCGACCCGTTCACCGTGCTCGAGCTCACCGGCTCGTACGACGTGGTCGGCAAGATCACCGGCGGCGGCCCCTCGGGCCAGGCCGGTGCACTGCGTCTCGCGATCGCTCGTGCGCTCAACGAGATCGACCGCGAGAACAACCGCGCAGCCCTGAAGAAGGCCGGCTTCCTCACTCGTGACGCCCGCGTCATCGAGCGCAAGAAGGCCGGTCTCAAGAAGGCCCGCAAGGCGCCCCAGTTCTCGAAGCGCTGA
- the glmM gene encoding phosphoglucosamine mutase, with amino-acid sequence MPRLFGTDGVRGLANRELTADLALGLAQAAAAVLTQGRHADELRAAGRRPVAVVARDPRVSGEFLTAAVSAGLASSGVDVLDAGVIPTPATAFLIDSIGADFGVMISASHNPAPDNGIKFFSFGGTKLPDEVEDRIESYLGRQKLAPIGGGVGRIRRFADAEDRYVVHLLGTLPNRLDGIHVVLDCAHGAAAGVSPETFRDAGATVTVIGADPDGMNINDGVGSTHLDHLAAAVLEHGADLGIAHDGDADRCLAVDADGNIIDGDMIMAILAVAMQERGALTDDTLVVTVMSNLGLRRAMADRGIRVIETKVGDRYVLEALAAEKLALGGEQSGHVIMSEFATTGDGVLTGLHLVAEMARTGKSLAELASVMTVYPQVLVNVRGVDHHALAGDEEIAAAVAAVEAELGDTGRVLLRPSGTEPMVRVMVEAQSQDDAERHAASLAAVVEARLSLAV; translated from the coding sequence ATGCCTCGGCTCTTCGGAACTGACGGGGTCCGGGGCCTGGCCAACCGTGAACTCACGGCTGACCTGGCCCTGGGCCTCGCTCAGGCGGCTGCCGCCGTGCTCACGCAGGGCAGGCACGCCGATGAACTCCGCGCTGCGGGTCGTCGACCCGTCGCGGTGGTGGCGCGCGATCCGCGCGTCTCCGGTGAATTCCTCACCGCAGCCGTCTCGGCCGGCCTCGCGAGCTCCGGTGTCGACGTCCTCGACGCCGGGGTCATCCCGACGCCCGCCACGGCATTCCTGATCGACTCGATCGGTGCCGACTTCGGCGTCATGATCTCGGCGTCGCACAACCCCGCGCCCGACAACGGCATCAAGTTCTTCTCGTTCGGCGGCACGAAGCTGCCAGACGAGGTCGAGGACCGCATCGAGTCCTACCTCGGCCGGCAGAAGCTCGCTCCGATCGGCGGCGGCGTCGGTCGCATCCGGCGGTTCGCCGACGCCGAGGACCGCTACGTCGTGCACCTGCTCGGCACGCTGCCGAACCGTCTCGACGGCATCCACGTCGTGCTCGACTGCGCGCACGGCGCGGCCGCGGGCGTTTCGCCCGAGACCTTCCGCGACGCCGGCGCCACCGTCACCGTCATCGGCGCAGACCCCGACGGCATGAACATCAACGACGGGGTCGGCTCGACGCACCTCGACCACCTCGCGGCGGCCGTGCTCGAACACGGCGCCGACCTGGGCATCGCCCACGACGGCGACGCCGACCGCTGCCTCGCCGTCGACGCCGACGGCAACATCATCGACGGCGACATGATCATGGCGATCCTCGCGGTGGCCATGCAGGAACGCGGTGCCCTCACCGACGACACGCTCGTCGTGACCGTCATGTCGAACCTCGGCCTGCGCCGGGCGATGGCCGATCGCGGCATCCGCGTCATCGAGACCAAGGTCGGCGACCGGTACGTGCTCGAAGCCCTGGCCGCCGAGAAGCTCGCCCTGGGCGGCGAGCAGTCGGGCCACGTCATCATGAGCGAGTTCGCGACGACCGGCGACGGCGTGCTGACGGGTCTCCACCTCGTCGCAGAGATGGCCCGCACCGGCAAGTCCCTCGCCGAACTCGCGTCGGTCATGACCGTCTACCCGCAGGTGCTCGTCAACGTGCGCGGCGTCGACCACCACGCGCTCGCCGGCGACGAGGAGATCGCGGCCGCGGTCGCCGCGGTCGAGGCCGAGCTCGGCGACACCGGCCGAGTGCTGCTGCGCCCGTCGGGAACCGAGCCGATGGTGCGCGTCATGGTCGAGGCGCAGAGCCAGGACGATGCCGAGCGCCATGCCGCATCGCTCGCGGCGGTCGTCGAGGCTCGACTCTCGCTGGCCGTCTGA
- the truA gene encoding tRNA pseudouridine(38-40) synthase TruA codes for MRIRLGIAYDGTEFSGWGRQPTLRTVQGVLEEALATLFRRTGAQPRLTVAGRTDAGVHARGQVAHLDVPARALATVARPRRGRSDEEAGQAGVLARRITGILGADADVVITSADLAPAGFDARFSALWRRYEYLVADTSALRDPLTRRSTVAYPRSLDVEAMDAAAGSLLGLHDFATFCRPRAEATTIRTLQRYGWRRRADGVLVASLQADAFCHSMVRALVGACVAVGEGRLDASDPLVLLRATERTSAFKVMPAKGLVLTEVGYPEDDELATRAAQTRARRELHVDGVIG; via the coding sequence GTGCGCATCAGGCTCGGCATCGCGTACGACGGCACCGAGTTCAGCGGCTGGGGCCGTCAGCCGACGCTGCGCACCGTGCAGGGCGTCCTCGAGGAGGCGCTCGCGACGCTGTTCCGGCGCACGGGTGCTCAGCCGAGGCTCACGGTCGCGGGGCGCACCGACGCCGGGGTACATGCGCGCGGACAGGTCGCCCACCTCGACGTCCCCGCGCGGGCGCTCGCGACCGTCGCGAGGCCGCGCCGCGGGCGCTCCGACGAGGAAGCAGGCCAGGCGGGAGTGCTCGCCCGTCGCATCACGGGCATCCTCGGTGCCGACGCCGACGTGGTGATCACGAGCGCCGACCTCGCCCCGGCCGGGTTCGACGCGCGATTCTCGGCCCTCTGGCGGCGCTACGAGTACCTCGTCGCCGACACGTCGGCGTTGCGCGACCCGCTCACGCGGCGCAGCACCGTCGCATACCCGAGATCGCTCGACGTCGAGGCGATGGATGCCGCGGCCGGCTCGCTGCTCGGGCTCCACGACTTCGCCACCTTCTGCAGGCCGCGGGCGGAGGCGACGACGATCCGCACCCTGCAGCGCTACGGGTGGCGGCGGCGCGCCGACGGCGTGCTCGTGGCGTCGCTGCAGGCCGATGCGTTCTGCCACTCGATGGTGCGCGCGCTCGTCGGTGCCTGCGTCGCCGTGGGGGAGGGGCGGCTCGATGCATCCGACCCGCTGGTGCTGCTGCGCGCCACCGAGCGCACGAGCGCATTCAAGGTGATGCCGGCGAAGGGCCTCGTGCTGACCGAGGTCGGATACCCTGAGGACGACGAGCTCGCGACGCGTGCGGCGCAGACGAGGGCACGACGCGAATTGCACGTTGACGGGGTCATCGGCTAG
- the rplM gene encoding 50S ribosomal protein L13 codes for MTRTYTPKANEIQRDWVIIDATDIVLGRLASHTAALLRGKHKPTFANHMDTGDFVIIVNAEKVALTGQKLLQKKAYRHSGYPGGLKAVGYAELLEKNPVRAVEKAIRGMLPKNSLGRAQLKKLKVYAGAEHPHAAQQPKPYTLTQVAQ; via the coding sequence GTGACGCGCACCTACACCCCCAAGGCGAACGAGATCCAGCGCGACTGGGTCATCATCGACGCCACCGACATCGTTCTCGGCCGACTCGCGAGCCACACCGCAGCCCTGCTGCGCGGCAAGCACAAGCCGACCTTCGCGAACCACATGGACACCGGTGACTTCGTCATCATCGTCAACGCCGAGAAGGTGGCCCTCACCGGCCAGAAGCTCCTCCAGAAGAAGGCCTACCGCCACTCGGGCTACCCGGGCGGCCTCAAGGCCGTCGGCTACGCCGAGCTCCTCGAGAAGAACCCCGTCCGCGCCGTCGAGAAGGCGATCCGCGGCATGCTCCCGAAGAACTCGCTCGGTCGTGCCCAGCTCAAGAAGCTGAAGGTCTACGCAGGCGCGGAGCACCCGCACGCGGCTCAGCAGCCCAAGCCGTACACCCTCACCCAGGTCGCCCAGTAA